In the genome of Takifugu rubripes chromosome 18, fTakRub1.2, whole genome shotgun sequence, one region contains:
- the LOC101080220 gene encoding G1/S-specific cyclin-D2, whose protein sequence is MELYCLESDVAVRAQPDPNIFYDARVLQNLLTIEERFFPQCSYFQQVQTEIQPYMRRMVAGWMHEVCEEENSNEDVFPLAINYLDRFLAVMPTRKNYLQLLGAVCIFLASKLKDCRPLSAEKLCMYTENSITSRELLDWELVVLGKLKWNMASVTPNDFVEHIIRRLPLPKDKLGMVRKHTQTFVALCATDDRLAMNPPSMIATGSMGAAVCGLQLDRADERLGRDNLTDLLAKITNTEVDCLRACQEQIERVLAASLQQGPQYQQEMGVQAGSKAREQQDQSSTPTDVRDVNL, encoded by the exons ATGGAGCTTTATTGCCTGGAGTCGGACGTAGCTGTGAGAGCCCAGCCTGACCCAAACATCTTTTATGATGCCAGAGTGTTGCAGAATTTATTAACAATCGAGGAGAGATTTTTCCCTCAGTGCTCGTATTTCCAGCAGGTTCAGACGGAAATCCAACCTTATATGAGACGAATGGTTGCAGGTTGGATGCACGAG GTGTGTGAAGAGGAGAACAGTAATGAAGATGTATTCCCTTTAGCCATTAATTATTTGGACAGATTTTTAGCAGTGATGCCAACCAGAAAAAATTACTTGCAGCTTCTCGGAGCTGTGTGCATTTTTCTGGCCTCCAAGCTAAAGGACTGCAGGCCGCTATCAGCAGAAAAGCTTTGCATGTACACAGAAAACTCCATCACGTCACGGGAACTGCTG GACTGGGAACTGGTCGTACTGGGGAAGTTGAAGTGGAACATGGCTTCGGTCACCCCCAACGACTTTGTGGAACACATCATACGAAGGCTGCCCCTTCCCAAAGACAAGCTGGGGATGGTCCGCAAGCACACGCAGACCTTCGTCGCGCTCTGCGCCACAG ACGACCGCCTGGCCATGAACCCTCCTTCCATGATCGCCACCGGCAGCATGGGAGCCGCCGTCTGCGGCCTGCAGCTGGACCGCGCAGACGAGAGGCTGGGTCGAGACAACCTGACGGACCTGCTGGCAAAAATAACCAACACAGAGGTG GACTGTTTGAGGGCATGCCAGGAGCAAATAGAGCGCGTGCTGGCTGCTAGCCTGCAGCAGGGCCCGCAGTACCAACAGGAGATGGGCGTCCAGGCAGGAAGCAAGGCCAGAGAGCAGCAAGACCAGTCCAGCACCCCCACAGACGTACGAGACGTCAACTTATGA